The Stutzerimonas stutzeri RCH2 genomic interval GGTCTGCAGAAATGACGCCAACACCGTATCGAGCAGCAGATTGATCTGACTGACCGAGACACCGAACAGCGCCGGCACCATCAGCAGCATGATGCGCCGCACCCCTTCATCGCCCCGCTTGACCCTTGGCCGCGGCAGCAGGCCAAGCTTGGCAACGTACGGCAGCTGGAAGGCCAGCTGGGCGAAACCAGCAATGAACACGCCCCAGGCAAGCGCCATGATCGGCTGATCGAAATAGGGCGTGAGAAACACCGCCGACGCAATCATGCAGACATTGAGCAACACTGGCGTGAAGCCAGGCACCGCGAAATGCCCATAGCTGTTGAGCACGCCGGAGGTGAATGCCGTCAGCGAAATCAGCATCAGATAGGGAAAGGTAATCCGCAGCAGCTCGCCAGCCAGCTGCATCTTCGCCGGATCGTCATGGAAGCCCGGCGCGAAGACCATCACAACATAGGGCGCAAACAGCACGCCGAGCGCGGTCAGCCCGGCAAGAATGAGGCCGAGCATGCCGGCAGTGCGATCGACCAATTGCTTGACGTCAGCCAACGTACGCTTGGTGCGATATTCCGAAAGCACCGGCACGAAGGCTTGGGCAAAGGCACCCTCGGCAAACAGCCGACGCAGGAAGTTAGGAATCTTGAACGCAATGAAGAAGGCGTCGGCGGCAGCGCCTGAACCGAAGTAGCTGGCGACAACCATATCGCGTACCATGCCCAGCACGCGTGACAGCAGGGTCATGACACTGACCACCGCGCTGGAACGCAACAATCCGCCCTTGCCGGTTTTTTCGGACATTTGTCTTCCTAGAATTGCAGCGAGATTGATCGACCGAGCGCTCAGCGCCGGCCGGATCGATGGCCAGTTACGACATGAAAAGAGGCGGCGAGTTTAGCCGCAGCCCTTCTGTCCGACCAGCTTCTCAAGCCATTCGACCGGGCTTGACAAGCGCCCTTCGCGTCGGCATGATTCGCGGCCTTATTTGCTTGCAATCCCCCCAGTTTTCGAGGAGTTCGACGGTGGCCAACAGCCCTTCCGCCAAAAAACGCGCAATTCAGGCTGAGAAGCGTCGCAGCCACAATGCCAGCTTGCGCTCCATGGTTCGTACCTACATCAAGAATGTGGTCAAGGCCATCGACGCCAAAGACCTGGACAAGGCTCGCACAGCCTACACCGCTGCTGTGCCGGTCATTGACCGCATGGCCGACAAAGGCATCATCCACAAGAACAAAGCTGCTCGTCACAAGAGCCGCCTGAACGGTCACATCAAGGCCCTCGGCGAAGCTGCTGCAGCCTAACTGCAGGTTCTTGAAAAAAACCGGCCTAGCGCCGGTTTTTTTATGCCCTTTTTTTGCCCCAACGGACGAGACAGATGCCGATTATGGCGCGACCGGCCAGGGCAGAATCGGAATAGCCGTCACCGCGTTCTGCGGACTCCCCTCGATGATGCGATCGCTGTAGACCAGATAAACCAGCGTATTGCGCGACTCATCGAAGAAGCGCACCACCTGCATGGTCTTGAATACCAGCGATGTGCGCTCCCTGAAGACCACATCTCCATCCTTGAGCTTGCCATTGATGCGAATCGGGCCGACCTGGCGGCAGGCGATGGAGGCTTCCGCCCGATCCTCGGCAAGCCCCAACCCACCCTTGATACCACCTGTCTTGGCGCGCGACAGATAACAGGTCACCCCATCGACCAAGGGATCGTCGAACGCCTCGACGACGATCTTGTGATTCGGCCCGAGCCATTTGAAGACCGTATCCACCTCACCGATTTTCTCCGCCGACGCCAACGAAGGAACAGCCAACCCAAAAGCCAGCGCAATAGTGGCTAGACGCATGCTCACCTCAGACCAGAATCATGTTGTCGCGATGAATAAGTTCCGGCTCATCAACATATCCAAGCAGCTTTTCGATCTCATCTGATGGCCGCCCGAGAATGCGCTGCGCCTCGGCCGCACTGTAGTTCACCAGACCGCGCGCTACTTCCGCACCCTGCGGTCCGACACAGACCACCATCTCGCCACGACGGAATGCACCCTGCACAGCGCGCACACCGACAGGCAGCAGACTGCGATTGCCTTGACGCAAGGCATGCACGGCACCGTCATCCAGCGTCAGCGTGCCACGCGTTTGCAGATGCCCAGCCAGCCATTGCTTGCGGGCCGCATGGCGGCTGCACTCCGGCGCCAGCAGCGTACCCAAGCGCTCGCCCGCCTTGAGACGCGCCAGCACCTGCTCAATGCGGCCACCGACAATCACCGTATGTGCGCCGGAACGCGCAGCAAGGCGCGCCGCGCGCAGCTTGGTCTGCATACCACCGCGCCCCAGCGCACCACCCGTACCGCCAGCTACCGCATCCAGCGCCGGGTCGTCAGCGCGCGCCTCGCTGATCAGATTGGCTTGAGGATTGAAACGAGGGTCGGCGTCGAACATGCCATCACGGTCGGTCAGGATGACCAGCAGATCAGCTTCGACGAGATTGGCAACCAGCGCGCCAAGGGTGTCGTTGTCACCGAAGCGGATCTCGTCGGTAACCACAGTGTCGTTCTCGTTGATGACCGGCACCACACCGAGATCAATCAGCGTACGCAGCGTACTGCGCGCATTGAGGTAGCGCTTGCGGTCAGAGAGATCGTCGTGGGTGACGAGAATTTGCGCTGTCTGCTGATCGCAGCGAGCAAAGCTGGATTCCCAGGCGCGAATCAAACCCATCTGCCCGACCGCGGCAGCCGCCTGCAGCTCATGCACAGCTTTTGGCCGAGAACTCCAGCCGAGACGACTCATGCCAGCCGCAACCGCACCCGACGACACCAGCACGAGCTCCACCCCTGCCTCACGCAAGGCCACCATCTGATCGACCCAGACCGCCATTGCAGCCTGATCAAGCCCGCGACCGTCGGCGGTCAGCAGCGCACTGCCGATCTTGACCACCCAGCGCCGCGCACCACTCACCTTGTCCCGCATCGTTCCCGCCTCTATACGGCCAAAACACTTCCGGATCGGACTGCGCACGAGCCAGCCCTCCGACCACTCGCCTACCAGGCCGCGCAGCGGCCCGGGGTTCGACTTAGCGCACGTAGATGATCTCGGCACCGCCTTCGTCATCATCATCGTCGTCGAAGTCATCATCCTCGACCTCGTCAACCGCCTTGACACCAGCGCGACGCAACGCGCGCTGATCATCCAGCTCCTGCAGCCGCGCGCGCGCTTCATCTTCGATCTGGCGATCGAGCTCGGCCAGGGCCTCAGCGTAATCAGGCTCTTCGGCGATGCGCACAGTGCGCTCATCCAGATAACGCATGATGGCCTGGCTCAGCGCTTCGGTACCCTCGCTCTCCAGCGCGGAGATGACAAATACGGGACCCTTC includes:
- the murJ gene encoding murein biosynthesis integral membrane protein MurJ, which translates into the protein MSEKTGKGGLLRSSAVVSVMTLLSRVLGMVRDMVVASYFGSGAAADAFFIAFKIPNFLRRLFAEGAFAQAFVPVLSEYRTKRTLADVKQLVDRTAGMLGLILAGLTALGVLFAPYVVMVFAPGFHDDPAKMQLAGELLRITFPYLMLISLTAFTSGVLNSYGHFAVPGFTPVLLNVCMIASAVFLTPYFDQPIMALAWGVFIAGFAQLAFQLPYVAKLGLLPRPRVKRGDEGVRRIMLLMVPALFGVSVSQINLLLDTVLASFLQTGSVSWLYYADRLSELPLGAFGIAIGTVILPSLSRQHAGEDPKAFSATLDWALRMVLLVGVPAALALGILAEPMIASLFYYGAMSEEAVVQSARALQAYSLGVLAFMLIKVLAPGFFARQDLKTPVRVAVICMVANMVMNLILIWPLQHVGLALATSLSSMLNAVLLFWGLYKVGVYRPAPGWWSFGLRLAAACAAMVAVVWWLNVPAQEWFSWGWQERALRLGILVCAGLAAFAGGLLLTGLRPRHLRH
- the rpsT gene encoding 30S ribosomal protein S20; amino-acid sequence: MANSPSAKKRAIQAEKRRSHNASLRSMVRTYIKNVVKAIDAKDLDKARTAYTAAVPVIDRMADKGIIHKNKAARHKSRLNGHIKALGEAAAA
- a CDS encoding CreA family protein, which gives rise to MRLATIALAFGLAVPSLASAEKIGEVDTVFKWLGPNHKIVVEAFDDPLVDGVTCYLSRAKTGGIKGGLGLAEDRAEASIACRQVGPIRINGKLKDGDVVFRERTSLVFKTMQVVRFFDESRNTLVYLVYSDRIIEGSPQNAVTAIPILPWPVAP
- the proB gene encoding glutamate 5-kinase → MRDKVSGARRWVVKIGSALLTADGRGLDQAAMAVWVDQMVALREAGVELVLVSSGAVAAGMSRLGWSSRPKAVHELQAAAAVGQMGLIRAWESSFARCDQQTAQILVTHDDLSDRKRYLNARSTLRTLIDLGVVPVINENDTVVTDEIRFGDNDTLGALVANLVEADLLVILTDRDGMFDADPRFNPQANLISEARADDPALDAVAGGTGGALGRGGMQTKLRAARLAARSGAHTVIVGGRIEQVLARLKAGERLGTLLAPECSRHAARKQWLAGHLQTRGTLTLDDGAVHALRQGNRSLLPVGVRAVQGAFRRGEMVVCVGPQGAEVARGLVNYSAAEAQRILGRPSDEIEKLLGYVDEPELIHRDNMILV